The following are from one region of the Nicotiana tabacum cultivar K326 chromosome 3, ASM71507v2, whole genome shotgun sequence genome:
- the LOC107805619 gene encoding uncharacterized protein LOC107805619 isoform X1, which produces MSPIQNFEQHSRLLLEPDLPIQTRLQMAMEVRDSLEITHTGEYLNFLKCYFRAFSGVLYQITKPQFADNPEHKLRNIVVEILNRLPHSEVLRPFVQDLLKVAMHVLTTDNEENGLICIRIIFDLLRNFRPTLENEVQPFLDFVCKIYQNFRATVSYFFESGAMAVPPPPAPTSSVSSLGESDMKPMEVDQMSTSSGGYFGAGQLNPSTRSFKIVTESPLVVMFLFQLYSRLVQTNIPHLLPLMVSAISVPGPEKVPPHLKTHFIELKGAQVKTVSFLTYLLKSFADYIKPHEEGICKSIVNLLVTCSDSVSIRKELLVALKHVLGTDFKRGLFPLIDTLLEERVLVGTGRACFETLRPLAYSLLAEIVHHVRGDLSLSQLSRIIYLFSSNMHDASLSLSIHTTCARLMLNLVEPIFEKGVDQHTMDEARILLGRILDAFVGKFNTFKRTIPQLLEEGEDLKGRSTLRSKLELPVQAVLNLQVPVDHSKEVSDCKHLIKTLVMGMKTIIWSITHAHLPRSQVSASTQGTPPQVLASASTTSSVPQPFKGMREDEVWKASGVLKSGVHCLALFKEKDEERDMIHLFSQILAIMEPRDLMDMFSLCMPELFECMISNTQLVHIFSTLLQAPKVFRPFADVLVNFLVSSKLDVLKHPDSPAAKLVLHLFRFLFGAVAKAPSDCERILQPHVHVIMETCMKNASEVEKPIGYLQLLRTMFRALAGGKFELLLRDLIPMLQPCLNMLLALLEGPNGEDMRELLLELCLTLPARLSSLLPHLPRLMKPLVMCLKGSDDLVSLGLRTLEFWIDSLNPDFLEPSMANVMSEVILALWSHLRPAPYPWGGKSLQLLGKLGGRNRRFLKEPLALECKENPEHGLRVILTFEPSTPFLVPLDRCINLAVAAVMQRSVIVDAFYRKQALKFLRVCLSSQLNLPGSATDDRLTSRMLSTLLVSSVDPSWRRSETSDIKADLGVKTKTQLLAERSVFKILLMTIIAASAEADLHDSKDEYVISICRHFAIVFHIESSAAHGSLSVTPVGASVLSSSTSISAKSRYSTSSNLKELDPLIFLDALVDVLADENRLHAKAALNALNVFAETLLFLARSKHSDVLMSRGGPATPMIVSSPSMSPVYSPPPSVRVPVFEQLLPRLLHCCFGCTWQAQMGGVMGLGALVGKVTVETLCAFQVRIVRGLVYVLKRLPVYATKEQDETSQVLTQVLRVVNNVDEANSEARRQSFQGVVEYFASELFNPNVSINVRKIVQSCLALLASRTGSEVSELLEPLYQPLLQPLILRPLRSKTVDQQVGTVTALNFCLALRPPLLKLTQELINFLQEALQIAEADETVWVMKFMNPKVATSLNKLRTACIELLCTAMAWADFKTQNQSELRSKIISMFFKSLTSRNSEIVAVAKEGLRQVIQQQRMPKELLQSSLRPILVNLAHTKNLSMPLLQGLARLLELLSNWFNVTLGGKLLEHLRKWLEPEKLAQCQKSWKAGEEPKIAAAIIELFHLLPSAAGKFLDELVTLTIDLEAALPPGQFYSEINSPYRLPLTKFLNRYPTAAVDYFLARLCQPKYFRRFMYIIRSDAGQPLREELAKSPEKIIASAFPEFITKSDAPAGQESLSRPSTSTGDEGLATPQAEASVPSVSTNVAPQDAYFQGLALVKTLVKLMPNWLQNNRVVFDTLVLMWKSPARISRLQNEQELNLVQVKESKWLVKCFLNYLRHDKTEINVLFDILSIFLFRTRIDFTFLKEFYIIEVAEGYPSNMKRTLLLHFLNLFQSRQLGLDHLVVVMQMLILPMLGHAFQNGQTWDVVDSAIIKTIVDKLLDPPEEVSADYDEPLRIELLQLATLLLKYLQTDLVHHRKELIKFGWNHLKREDSASKQWAFVNVCHFLEAYQAPEKIILQLLQVFVALLRTCQPENKMLVKQALDILMPALPRRLPLGDSRMPIWIRYTKKILVEEGHSIPNLIHIFQLIVRHSDLFYSCRAQFVPQMVNSLSRLGLPYNTTAENRRLAIELAGLVVNWERQRQSEMKIVPANDGTGQNADGLSHASAGSVDLKHPTDGSSFSEDPSKRVKVEPGLQSLCVMSPGGASSIPNIEIPGSGGQPDEEFKPNAAMEEMIINFLIRVALVIEPKDKEASLMYKQALDLLSQALEVWPNANVKFNYLEKLLSNAPPSQSKDPAIALVQGLDVMNTVLEKQPHLFIRNNINQLSQILEPCFKYKVLDAGKSLCSLLKMVSLAFPPEAANTTQDVKMLYQKVEEFIQKHLAAVAAPQTSGEDNSGSMVSFVLYVIKTLAEVHKNFIEPANLVRLLQRLARDMGSSIGSHVRQGQRSDPDSAVTSSRQGADVGVVITNLKSVLGLINERVMVIPDCKRSVTQILNSLLSEKGTDPSVLLSILDVIKGWIEVDMTKPGVAIASSTFLSPKDVVSFLQRLSQVDKQNFTPSPAEEWDKKYLELLYGLCADSNKYALSLRQEVFQKVERQYLLGLRAKDPEVRMRFFSLYHESLGRTLFTRLQYIIQIQDWEALSDVFWLKQGLDLLLAILVENKSITLAPNSAKVPPLVVSGSVGDSTGPQPMVLDVPEGSEEAPLTFDSFVAKHTQFLNEMSKLQVADLVIPLRELAHTDANVAYHLWVLVFPIVWVTLHKEEQVALAKPMITLLSKDYHKKQATHRPNVVQALLEGLQLSHPQPRMPSELIKYIGKTYNAWHIALALLESHVMLFLNDTKCSESLAELYRLLNEEDMRCGLWKKRSITAETRAGLSLVQHGYWQRAQSLFYQAMVKATQGTYNNTVPKAEMCLWEEQWLSCAGQLSQWDVLVDFGKMVENYEILLDSLWKQPDWAYLKDHVIPKAQVEETPKLRIIQAYFSLHEKSTNGVAEAENIVGKGVDLALEQWWQLPEMSIHARIPLLQQFQQLVEVQESARIIVDIANGNKLSGNSVVGAHGGLYADLKDILETWRLRIPNEWDSSSVWYDLLQWRNEMYNAVIDAFKDFGTTNSQLHHLGYRDKAWNVNKLAHIARKQGLSEVCVSVLEKMYGHSTMEVQEAFVKIREQAKAYLEMKGELTSGLNLINSTNLEYFSVKHKAEIFRLKGDFLLKLNDCEGANLAYSNAISLFKNLPKGWISWGNYCDMAYKETHEEIWLEYAVSCFLQGIKFGIPNSRSHLARVLYLLSFDTPNEPVGRAFDKYLEQIPHWVWLSWIPQLLLSLQRTEAPHCKLVLLKVATVYPQALYYWLRTYLLERRDVANKSEYGRMAMAQQRMQQNVAGASAAGSMGLVDGNARMAGQSGGSSAVDNHIPQGAQSGGGVGSHDGSSSQIQEPERPDSSMPSGNDQSLHQSSSGGDGGQAALRRNSALTLVASAASAFDAAKDIMETLRSKHSNLASELEILLTEIGSRFVTLPEERLLAVVNALLHRCYKYPTATTAEVPQSLKKELSGVCRACFSADAVNKHVEFVREYKQDFERDLDPDSTATFPATLSELTERLKHWKNVLQSNVEDRFPAVLKLEDESRVLRDFHVVDVEVPGQYFTDQAIAPDHTVKLDRVGADIPIVRRHGSSFRRLTLIGSDGSQRHFIVQTSLTPNARSDERILQLFRVMNRMFDKHKESRRRHICIHTPIIIPVWSQVRMVEDDLMYSTFLEVYENHCARNDREADLPITFFKEQLNQAISGQISPDAVVDLRLQAYNEITKSFVTDSIFSQYMYKTLLSGNHMWAFKKQFAIQLALSSFMSFMLQIGGRSPNKILFAKNTGKIFQTDFHPAYDSNGMIEFNEPVPFRLTRNLQAFFSHFGVEGLVVSAMCAAAQAVVSPKQSQHLWYHLAMFFRDELLSWSWRRPLGMPLAPVVGAGSLNPVDFKQKVTTNVENVIGRINGIAPQYISEEEENGMDPPQSLQRGVAELVEAALTPRNLCMMDPTWHPWF; this is translated from the exons GGTCCTTGTTGGAACCGGTCGTGCATGCTTTGAGACATTGAGGCCTTTGGCTTATAGCCTATTGGCGGAGATTGTTCACCATGTCAGGGGGGATCTTTCTTTGTCCCAG TTATCACGGATAATTTATCTTTTCTCAAGCAACATGCATGATGCTTCTTTGTCGCTCAGCATCCATACTACATGTGCTCGTCTGATGTTAAATCTg GTGGAACCGATTTTTGAGAAAGGTGTCGACCAGCACACCATGGATGAAGCAAGGATTTTGTTG GGTCGGATTTTGGACGCTTTTGTTGGCAAATTCAACACGTTTAAGCGTACAATTCCACAG CTTCTAGAAGAGGGGGAGGATTTGAAAGGTCGATCTACATTAAGGTCAAAATTAGAACTTCCGGTGCAG GCAGTACTCAATTTGCAAGTTCCTGTGGATCACTCTAAGGAAGTCAGTGATTGCAAGCATCTGATTAAAACCTTGGTTATGG GAATGAAAACCATAATATGGAGCATCACCCATGCGCATTTGCCACGATCACAG GTTTCGGCATCCACCCAGGGAACGCCTCCTCAAGTTCTTGCCTCAGCATCAACTACTTCATCAGTACCTCAACCTTTTAAAGGAATGAGAGAAGACGAG GTTTGGAAAGCTTCTGGTGTGCTTAAAAGTGGTGTTCATTGCTTGGCATTATTCAAGGAGAAGGACGAAGAGAGAGACATGATCCACCTTTTTTCCCAGATTTTGGCTATTATGGAACCACGAGATTTGATGGACATGTTCTCCTTATGCATGCCTGAATTGTTTGAgtgcatgatttctaacacacaGTTAGTCCACATATTTTCAACCCTATTGCAAGCACCAAAAGTTTTCAGACCATTTGCAGATGTCCTGGTTAACTTCCTTGTAAGCAGCAAACTTGATGTCCTTAAGCATCCAGATTCACCTGCAGCAAAGCTAGTTTTGCATCTTTTTCGGTTTTTGTTTGGTGCTGTCGCAAAGGCTCCTTCAGATTGTGAGCGCATACTGCAACCTCATGTGCATGTTATTATGGAAACTTGCATGAAAAATGCATCCGAGGTTGAAAAACCCATTGGTTATTTGCAACTCCTTCGTACAATGTTCCGTGCCCTTGCAGGAGGAAAATTTGAACTTCTATTGCGTGACTTGATTCCTATGCTGCAACCCTGTTTGAATATGCTGTTGGCTTTGCTTGAGGGGCCTAATGGTGAAGATATGCGGGAGCTTCTGCTGGAGCTTTGCTTGACCCTTCCTGCACGATTAAGTTCACTGTTACCTCACCTTCCTCGCCTGATGAAGCCTCTTGTTATGTGTCTTAAAGGTAGTGATGACCTAGTGAGTCTTGGTTTAAGAACACTTGAGTTTTGGATTGATAGTCTGAATCCTGATTTTTTGGAACCAAGCATGGCAAATGTCATGTCCGAGGTGATTTTGGCATTATGGTCTCATTTGAGGCCTGCACCTTATCCTTGGGGTGGGAAGTCTCTGCAGCTCCTTGGAAAGTTAGGTGGGCGTAATAGGCGTTTTCTCAAAGAACCTCTTGCTCTTGAATGCAAGGAAAATCCTGAGCATGGGCTTCGTGTGATCCTTACATTTGAACCGTCCACCCCATTTTTGGTGCCTTTAGATCGTTGTATAAATCTTGCGGTGGCTGCTGTCATGCAAAGAAGTGTCATTGTGGATGCTTTCTACAGAAAACAAGCTCTGAAATTTCTTCGTGTATGCTTGTCCTCTCAGCTTAATCTTCCTGGTAGTGCTACTGATGATAGATTGACTTCTAGGATGCTATCGACCTTGTTAGTTTCCTCAGTTGATCCATCTTGGAGAAGATCAGAGACATCTGATATAAAG GCTGACCTGGGTGTCAAGACAAAGACTCAACTCCTTGCTGAAAGATCTGTTTTTAAAATTCTTCTTATGACCATTATTGCGGCAAGTGCTGAAGCCGATCTGCATGATTCCAAGGATGAGTATGTCATCAGCATCTGTCGACATTTTGCCATTGTATTTCATATAGAAAGCTCTGCCGCCCATGGTTCTCTTTCAGTTACTCCAGTTGGTGCCTCTGTGCTTTCATCTAGCACCAGCATTAGTGCAAAGTCAAGATATAGTACTTCTTCCAACCTGAAAGAGTTGGACCCTCTTATATTTTTGGATGCTTTGGTGGATGTCCTGGCGGATGAAAATAGACTGCATGCCAAGGCAGCTTTAAATGCACTAAATGTGTTTGCTGAGACCCTTCTATTCCTTGCTCGCTCGAAACATTCAGATGTGTTGATGTCAAGAGGAGGTCCTGCCACACCTATGATTGTCTCTAGCCCATCAATGAGTCCTGTATATTCTCCACCTCCTAGTGTTCGTGTCCCTGTTTTTGAGCAGCTTCTGCCCCGTCTTCTGCATTGTTGCTTTGGATGTACATGGCAAGCACAAATGGGGGGAGTCATGGGGCTTGGTGCTTTGGTTGGGAAAGTCACTGTTGAAACTTTGTGTGCTTTCCAAGTCCGTATCGTGCGGGGACTTGTTTACGTCCTCAAGAGACTTCCTGTTTATGCCACTAAAGAGCAAGACGAGACCAGCCAGGTGCTTACACAAGTTCTTCGTGTGGTGAATAATGTTGATGAAGCAAATAGTGAAGCGCGGAGGCAAAGCTTCCAAGGAGTTGTTGAATACTTCGCATCAGAGTTATTTAATCCTAATGTGTCTATTAATGTGAGGAAGATTGTGCAGTCTTGTTTAGCACTTTTGGCAAGCAGGACTGGTAGTGAGGTTTCTGAGTTGCTTGAACCCTTATACCAACCTTTGCTTCAGCCTCTTATACTACGTCCATTACGGTCAAAGACTGTTGATCAACAG GTGGGGACTGTTACAGCTTTGAACTTTTGCTTGGCCTTGAGACCTCCACTTCTAAAGTTGACTCAGGAGCTGATCAATTTCCTGCAAGAAGCATTGCAAATAGCTGAGGCTGATGAAACAGTATGGGTTATGAAATTTATGAATCCTAAGGTAGCAACCTCGTTAAACAAACTGCGCACAGCCTGCATTGAATTACTCTGCACTGCTATGGCGTGGGCCGACTTTAAAACCCAAAATCAATCTGAATTGCGttcaaaaattatttcaatgtTCTTCAAGTCTCTGACAAGCAGAAATTCAGAAATTGTAGCTGTTGCAAAGGAAGGGTTGCGACAG gTCATACAACAGCAAAGGATGCCAAAAGAACTTCTACAAAGTAGTCTTAGACCTATATTGGTTAACTTGGCCCACACTAAAAATCTCAGCATGCCTCTTCTTCAAGGTTTGGCCCGCTTGCTTGAACTTCTGTCCAATTGGTTTAATGTGACCTTAGGTGGCAAGTTACTGGAGCATCTTAGGAAATGGTTGGAACCTGAAAAGCTAGCACAGTGCCAGAAATCGTGGAAGGCTGGCGAGGAACCAAAAATAGCTGCTG CTATTATCGAACTCTTCCACCTGCTTCCCTCTGCAGCTGGGAAGTTTCTGGATGAGCTTGTGACGTTGACTATAGATTTGGAAGCAGCTCTTCCACCTGGGCAGTTTTACAGTGAGATTAACAGTCCATATAGGCTGCCAttgaccaagttcctgaatcgaTATCCAACTGCTGCTGTTGATTACTTTCTTGCTCGATTATGTCAACCTAAATACTTCAGGCG GTTTATGTACATCATAAGGTCAGATGCTGGACAGCCTTTAAGAGAAGAACTTGCAAAATCACCAGAAAAGATAATTGCAAGTGCCTTTCCCGAATTTATTACCAAATCTGATGCACCTGCTGGACAAGAATCTTTGAGTCGGCCAAGCACTTCAACTGGTGATGAAGGCCTTGCTACACCTCAAGCCGAGGCTTCTGTCCCTTCAGTTTCAACCAATGTGGCACCTCAGGATGCTTATTTCCAGGGTCTTGCTTTGGTGAAAACTTTGGTCAAGTTGATGCCTAACTGGTTACAGAACAATCGTGTTGTCTTTGATACGCTGGTATTGATGTGGAAGTCGCCAGCAAGAATCTCCCGTCTGCAAAATGAACAGGAATTAAACTTAGTGCAG GTCAAAGAGAGCAAATGGCTTGTCAAATGCTTCCTGAATTATTTGCGACATGATAAAACTGAAATCAATGTTCTGTTTGATATCCTTTCCATCTTCCTCTTTCGTACTCGTATAGACTTTACCTTCTTGAAGGAGTTCTATATCATTGAG GTTGCTGAAGGATATCCATCCAACATGAAGAGAACCCTGCTCCTGCATTTTTTGAACCTTTTCCAATCGAGACAACTTGGTCTTGATCATTTGGTGGTTGTAATGCAAATGCTTATTCTTCCGATGCTTGGTCATGCATTTCAGAATGGTCAGACTTGGGATGTAGTTGACTCTGCTATAATTAAGACTATTGTTGACAAGCTTCTTGACCCTCCTGAAGAG GTCTCTGCTGATTATGATGAGCCTTTGAGGATAGAGCTTTTGCAACTCGCTACTCTCCTTCTCAAGTATCTGCAGACGGACCTTGTTCATCATCGGAAGGAACTTATAAAGTTTGGTTGGAATCATCTTAAACGGGAAGATAGTGCTAGTAAACAGTGGGCATTTGTTAATGTCTGCCATTTCTTGGAGGCTTATCAAGCTCCAGAGAAAATTATACTTCAG TTGCTGCAGGTATTTGTCGCTCTCCTCAGGACTTGCCAGCCGGAGAATAAAATGTTGGTTAAGCAAGCGCTTGATATACTCATGCCAGCACTTCCAAGAAGGTTACCGCTTGGTGATTCCCGTATGCCTATCTGGATACGTTACACCAAAAAGATTCTTGTTGAGGAGGGTCATTCTATCCCTAATCTCATCCACATTTTCCAGCTCATAGTTCGCCATTCAGATCTATTCTACAGTTGTAGAGCACAGTTTGTACCTCAGATGGTGAACTCTCTGAGTCGCCTTGGATTGCCATATAATACTACAGCTGAAAATAGACGACTTGCTATTGAACTTGCTGGGTTGGTTGTAAACTGGGAACGACAAAGACAAAGTGAAATGAAAATAGTACCTGCTAATGATGGGACTGGTCAAAATGCTGACGGACTGAGTCATGCTTCTGCTGGTAGTGTTGATCTTAAGCATCCAACGGATGGATCTTCATTCTCAGAAGATCCTAGTAAGCGTGTGAAGGTTGAACCTGGTCTTCAATCCCTGTGTGTTATGTCGCCTGGTGGTGCTTCCTCAATTCCTAATATTGAAATTCCTGGATCTGGTGGGCAACCAGATGAAGAGTTTAAGCCAAATGCAGCTATGGAGGAAATGATTATTAATTTTCTTATCAGA GTAGCATTAGTAATAGAGCCCAAAGATAAGGAAGCAAGTTTGATGTATAAACAAGCTTTGGATCTGTTATCACAAGCCTTGGAGGTGTGGCCAAATGCTAAtgtcaaatttaattatttggaGAAGCTGCTCAGCAATGCTCCACCTTCTCAGTCAAAGGACCCTGCCATAGCACTAGTCCAGGGCCTAGATGTGATGAACACGGTTTTGGAGAAGCAACCTCATCTGTTCATCCGCAACAATATCAACCAGTTATCTCAG ATTCTAGAACCGTGCTTCAAATACAAAGTGCTTGATGCTGGGAAGTCACTTTGCTCCCTCTTGAAAATGGTTTCCCTTGCTTTTCCTCCTGAAGCAGCTAATACAACACAAGATGTGAAGATGTTGTATCAAAAGGTAGAAGAGTTTATACAGAAGCACCTTGCTGCTGTTGCAGCTCCTCAGACTTCTGGAGAAGATAATTCAGGTAGCATGGTCAGCTTTGTGCTTTATGTAATCAAAACCTTGGCAGAGGTGCACAAAAACTTTATTGAACCAGCAAATCTGGTCCGTCTTCTTCAGCGCCTGGCTCGAGACATGGGGTCATCCATTGGATCCCATGTGAGGCAG GGTCAGAGATCAGATCCTGATTCTGCTGTCACATCTTCTCGTCAAGGTGCTGATGTTGGTGTTGTCATCACCAACCTGAAATCTGTGTTGGGCCTTATTAACGAAAGGGTCATGGTCATCCCAGATTGTAAACGATCTGTAACACAAATACTCAACTCCCTGCTGTCTGAGAAGGGTACTGACCCTTCTGTGTTGCTTAGCATATTAGATGTAATAAAGGGATGGATTGAAGTGGACATGACTAAACCTGGAGTTGCTATTGCATCTAGTACCTTTCTTTCTCCAAAAGATGTTGTTTCTTTCCTCCAGAGGCTTTCACAAGTGGATAAACAGAACTTCACCCCTAGTCCTGCAGAAGAGTGGGACAAAAAGTATCTTGAGCTTCTCTATGGTCTTTGTGCAGATTCAAACAA GTATGCTCTCTCTCTGCGTCAAGAAGTTTTCCAGAAGGTAGAGAGGCAATATTTACTTGGTTTACGGGCAAAAGATCCTGAAGTGAGAATGAGGTTTTTCTCTCTTTATCATGAATCCCTTGGGAGAACACTGTTCACAAGATTGCAGTACATCATCCAAATACAGGACTGGGAGGCTTTGAGTGACGTATTTTGGCTAAAGCAAGGGCTTGATCTTCTTTTGGCTATATTGGTTGAGAATAAGTCTATAACGCTGGCTCCAAATTCTGCCAAGGTGCCTCCACTTGTTGTGTCAGGTTCTGTTGGTGATTCTACAGGGCCACAACCTATGGTCTTGGATGTTCCAGAAGGTTCGGAAGAGGCTCCTCTAACCTTTGATAGTTTTGTGGCAAAACATACACAATTTTTGAATGAAATGAGCAAGCTCCAG GTTGCTGATCTTGTCATTCCACTGCGAGAACTGGCACACACAGATGCAAACGTTGCATATCACCTCTGGGTTTTGGTGTTTCCTATTGTATGGGTGACTTTGCACAAGGAAGAACAGGTAGCCCTTGCAAAGCCAATGATAACTCTGTTATCAAAGGACTATCATAAGAAGCAGGCAACCCATCGGCCAAATGTCGTGCAAGCTCTTCTGGAAGGACTTCAGCTAAGTCATCCTCAGCCTAGAATGCCTAGTGAATTAATCAAGTACATTGGAAAGACTTACAATGCGTGGCACATTGCGCTAGCCCTGCTGGAAAGTCATGTTATGCTTTTTTTGAATGATACTAAATGCTCGGAGTCTCTGGCTGAGCTTTACCGATTACTCAATGAAGAAGATATGAGGTGTGGATTGTGGAAGAAAAGGTCAATTACTGCTGAGACGCGGGCTGGACTTTCACTGGTTCAGCATGGCTATTGGCAGCGGGCTCAAAGTCTCTTCTACCAGGCCATGGTTAAAGCAACCCAAGGCACTTATAACAATACGGTACCAAAAGCTGAGATGTGTCTTTGGGAGGAGCAGTGGCTAAGTTGTGCTGGCCAACTCAGTCAATGGGATGTGCTGGTTGACTTTGGGAAGATGGTTGAGAATTATGAGATATTGCTTGATAGTCTGTGGAAACAGCCTGATTGGGCATATTTGAAAGACCATGTTATCCCTAAGGCTCAAGTGGAGGAGACACCAAAACTTCGTATTATTCAGGCATATTTTTCCCTCCATGAGAAGAGTACAAATGGTGTTGCAGAGGCTGAAAACATTGTCGGAAAAGGTGTTGATCTTGCTTTGGAACAGTGGTGGCAGTTACCTGAAATGTCCATTCATGCCAGAATTCCCCTTCTACAGCAATTTCAACAACTTGTTGAAGTTCAAGAATCAGCTAGGATAATTGTGGACATTGCCAATGGAAATAAACTTTCTGGAAATTCTGTTGTTGGGGCTCATGGTGGCCTATATGCGGATCTTAAGGACATCCTTGAGACGTGGAGACTGAGGATACCAAATGAATGGGACAGTTCATCtgtttggtatgatttgcttCAATGGAGGAATGAAATGTATAATGCTGTGATTGATGCTTTTAAGGATTTTGGTACTACAAATTCACAGTTGCATCACCTTGGATACCGTGACAAGGCGTGGAATGTCAATAAGCTTGCTCATATTGCTCGCAAGCAGGGACTTTCTGAGGTGTGTGTGTCTGTATTGGAGAAAATGTATGGACATTCGACCATGGAAGTTCAG GAAGCTTTTGTAAAAATAAGAGAACAAGCAAAGGCTTATCTAGAAATGAAGGGAGAGCTGACTAGCGGCCTTAATTTGATAAACAGTACTAATCTGGAGTATTTTTCTGTTAAACACAAAGCTGAAATCTTTCGCCTCAAGGGAGACTTTCTGTTGAAGCTTAATGATTGCGAAGGGGCTAATCTTGCTTATTCAAATGCCATCAGCCTTTTCAAGAATCTGCCGAAGGGGTGGATTAGTTGGGGAAACTATTGTGACATG GCTTATAAGGAAACACACGAAGAGATTTGGTTAGAGTATGCTGTTAGCTGCTTTTTACAAGGCATCAAATTTGGTATTCCTAATTCCAGAAGCCACCTTGCACGGGTTCTATATCTTCTCAGTTTCGATACTCCAAATGAACCCGTAGGGAGGGCATTTGATAAGTACCTGGAACAGATACCCCACTGGGTTTGGCTTTCTTGGATTCCACAGTTATTACTTTCCTTGCAGAGGACAGAAGCTCCACATTGCAAGCTTGTTCTATTAAAAGTTGCTACCGTCTATCCACAG GCTTTGTATTACTGGTTGCGAACATATTTGCTTGAGCGCCGTGATGTTGCAAATAAGTCTGAATATGGTAGAATGGCAATGGCACAGCAGAGAATGCAGCAAAATGTCGCTGGTGCCAGTGCAGCTGGATCTATGGGCCTTGTTGATGGGAATGCTAGAATGGCTGGCCAGAGTGGGGGTTCATCAGCTGTTGACAATCATATTCCCCAGGGAGCTCAGTCCGGTGGAGGTGTTGGGTCACATGATGGCAGTAGTTCTCAAATTCAGGAACCTGAAAGGCCAGACAGTAGTATGCCCTCTGGTAATGACCAGTCCTTACACCAGAGCTCATCAGGCGGTGATGGAGGTCAAGCTGCATTGCGCCGTAATAGTGCTCTGACTCTGGTTGCATCTGCTGCCAGTGCTTTTGATGCAGCCAAAGATATAATGGAAACTTTACGCAGCAAACATTCTAATCTTGCCAGTGAACTTGAG atcttgctcacagagatTGGATCCAGATTCGTCACTTTACCAGAGGAGAGACTGTTGGCAGTTGTTAATGCTCTACTTCACCGTTGCTACAAGTACCCTACTGCAACTACAGCTGAAGTTCCTCAGTCTCTGAAGAAGGAGCTTTCTGGTGTGTGTAGAGCATGTTTCTCAGCAGATGCAGTGAACAAACATGTTGAATTTGTAAGAGAATACAAGCAGGATTTTGAACGTGATCTCGATCCTGACAGTACTGCAACATTTCCAGCAACTCTTTCTGAACTTACTGAAAGACTGAAGCATTGGAAAAATGTCCTGCAAAGCAACGTGGAGGACCGCTTTCCAGCTGTGCTGAAGTTGGAAGATGAAAGTAGGGTGTTGAGAGATTTTCATGTTGTTGATGTGGAGGTTCCAGGGCAATATTTTACCGATCAGGCAA TTGCGCCCGATCATACTGTGAAGTTAGACAGGGTGGGAGCTGATATTCCAATAGTGCGGAGACATGGAAGCAGCTTCCGCCGTCTGACTCTGATTGGATCAGATGGTTCTCAGCGCCATTTTATTGTTCAGACATCTTTAACACCAAATGCTAGAAGTGATGAACGGATCTTACAGCTTTTCCGTGTGATGAATCGGATGTTTGACAAGCACAAGGAATCACGACGGCGGCACATCTGCATTCACACTCCTATTATTATACCCGTGTGGTCTCAG GTTCGCATGGTAGAGGATGATCTGATGTACAGCACTTTCCTTGAGGTTTATGAGAACCATTGTGCTAGAAATGACCGAGAAGCGGACTTACCGATCACATTTTTCAAGGAGCAACTCAACCAAGCAATATCTGGCCAGATTTCACCAGATGCTGTTGTTGATCTCCGTCTTCAAGCATATAATGAGATAACAAAAAGTTTTGTCACGGACAGCATCTTCTCACAGTATATGTACAAAACTCTATTGAGTGGCAATCACATGTGGGCTTTCAAAAAGCAGTTTGCTATCCAGTTGGCTCTTTCTAGTTTTATGTCTTTCATGCTACAAATTGGTGGAAGGTCTCCAAACAAGATATTATTTGCTAAAAACACTGGAAAAATCTTTCAGACTGATTTCCATCCTGCATATGATTCAAATGGAATGATTGAATTTAATGAACCGGTGCCCTTCCGCTTGACTAGAAATTTGCAAgcatttttctctcattttggagTAGAAGGTTTAGTTGTTTCTGCCATGTGTGCAGCTGCGCAGGCTGTGGTCTCCCCTAAA CAAAGCCAGCACTTATGGTATCATCTGGCTATGTTTTTTCGAGATGAGCTGTTATCTTGGTCTTGGAGAAGACCTCTTGGGATGCCTCTGGCCCCTGTTGTAGGAGCAGGTAGTCTGAACCCCGTGGACTTCAAACAAAAAGTCACTACAAATGTTGAGAATGTCATTGGACGGATCAATGGAATAGCCCCACAGTACATCTCTGAAGAG GAGGAGAATGGCATGGATCCGCCACAATCTCTGCAGAGGGGTGTAGCGGAGTTAGTTGAAGCTGCCCTTACTCCAAGGAACTTGTGCATGATGGATCCAACATGGCACCCTtggttctga